In one window of Clupea harengus chromosome 4, Ch_v2.0.2, whole genome shotgun sequence DNA:
- the LOC105900136 gene encoding rhamnose-binding lectin-like, with translation MSDRCDGMSSCTVPVTNSVFSDPCRGTYKYLDVSFTCLPASKCDYIFTTSFSNVTVPTDPLWCYTKWFFLFDTQKEVCNGKSSCELDASNAVFSDPCPGVSKYLEVTYSCNDLITSSEEITP, from the exons ATGTCCGACAG GTGCGATGGAATGTCTAGTTGTACTGTACCCGTTACAAACTCTGTGTTCTCTGATCCTTGTCGTGGGACTTATAAATACTTGGATGTTTCTTTCACATGCCTCCCAGCCAGTAAGTGTGACTATATATTTACAACAAGCTTTTCAAATGTGACCGTACCTACTGACCCTCTATGGTGTTATACTAAATGGTTCTTCCTTtttgacacacagaaagaagt ATGCAATGGGAAGTCTTCTTGTGAGTTAGATGCTTCAAACGCCGTCTTCTCTGATCCCTGTCCTGGTGTCAGCAAATACTTGGAAGTGACATATAGTTGT aacgACCTGATCACCTCTTCTGAAGAAATCACACCTTAA